Genomic DNA from Dysidea avara chromosome 10, odDysAvar1.4, whole genome shotgun sequence:
CCAACTTTTGAGCCATCCACGTTACTATTCCCATTAAGACAAATATGTATATTGGTAAGATGAATTGGAGCGTACTTGCAACCAAAAATGTCATTCCTTCAAATAAGCATTGATCACTTAAGAAAACAAAGTTATTGTAAGCCACCAATCTCATTAGATTTGGAGACGCATGAAAGAATGCTTCTCGAAACACATATAATGTATTGGAGTAGAATATCAGTCCATACAGGAAGCCGTCTGACACATAAAAATGAAAATATGCTGTAGTAATTGAAACCCACACACCTGAAAAAGCAACAAGAAATATCCAAAGTATCAAATTTCTCACTCCTGAACAATCATCTCCACAGCTACATCCAGACAGGCCAGTATTAGCACTGCAACTTTCCTTACATTCTCCACACAGCACTCCAGCACGATTCTCTGCACATTGTCTATTTAAGTTCATTGGATCAATTGATATGTGATCTGAACAGAAGCCTTCCAAACACGATAGTACCAAAGTGTCACCATTCAGTTCTCCTATCCACTTGTCAGTTGGTCTGATAAGGTTACCATTAGTATAGTCACAGGTGACATCATTGCTCAATAAGTCTGGATCACACACACAAGCATGATATGTGTCATTGTATACATAACCAAATGATGAACAGTTTGTAAACTGAACTGAAAAGAATCCCTCTGCACTAGACAACAAGGAGAATACCCTAACTGTGGTATTGTCAGATTGTGTGCCATTAAATTGAATGTCTGTTTGGTTTAATGTTGATCTAACCAGCTGAATTCCATATTGTTGTATAGTAGCTGAAAAGTTTCTATCTTGCACACCAGTTTGTGATACTGTACTAGCAGTAACCACACTACCAACACTTCTCTCAAAGAAATCAGTTGCAGTTACTTGTAATGAAACTATCTGGCCTGGTGTAACAGTTAAATTGGAAGTGTTCACGTTTATTTTTGTAGCATCAGTGGATACAACCAAGGGAAAGGTAAGATTTGGAATGAACCTTAGCACATCATGAAAATTCTTATCAATATAATCAAGAATGCTGGTAGACATATTAAATCCCATCTGATATAACCATGGGCAATCTAAACCATAACCAAATATGGAAGTGCCTATACGAGCTGTGTTATTAATGAATGAAATTGATATATTCATGTCTTCAGAGAAACAAGTATTCGTCAGCAAACAATACAGATCAAAGGTACCAAAGTATAAAAAACATGGAACTGAGTATTCTAGTTCAAACATAATAGCTCCTCCTGTACCAAAAGCTTGGTTGTTTAAAAAGGTAGCATTTGTATTATTGTTTAATATAATTTTAGAAGCAGATTGTAAGTGAAGGGCAGCTCCATTGAATGCCCTGTTTCGTGCAAACAAAACTATACCACTCAGAAATAAATTTGAGGCTGTAAGACTAATGGCTGAGCCAATGTTATGACTAATTGTTACATCACTAAATTTAGCATTGATTTTTTGAAGGAAAATGACAGTATCTTGACTTTCTCCAAAAATATTGCTTTCTGTCTTGGCAGAATTACCAATAATAGAGCTATTTGATATTGTTATAGCTACAGTTTCCCTTATCTCACCTCTCACATACATACAGCTACCAACTGGACCAAAATTTTTCTTAAAGGAGCACTCAGAAATATTGGTATGAAAATTTGAAAAGAGATAATCTATCAGTACAAAGACTCCGCCAACACTAGCACTGTTACCCATAAAACTGCAATTCAGTACAGTAAGGAAAGAATTTGATTGTGTCTCACTGGTATTGAAGGAGGGCTCAAGCCGTGGTATATTACTCAATGCACTAATGGCTCCTCCATATGTCTCAATATTTGGAATGAATGCTAGTCCCTTGCCATTTTGTAAAAACTCACTATTTTCAATTGACACATTGTTTCCAGGTGCACCTCTGTATGTTTCAATACTGACTGCAGATCCAAGATAGCCTGAATTATTCTTAAACAAGGAAGAAACTACTTGAATATCTACTGAATAGATATCTTGATACTGTGAAAAGATAATTGTAATCCCTGCAGTTGAGGTGGCATTTTGATATCCCCGAGACAATGATGGACTAGATGCTACTTGACTGTTAGCTATGTTAGCCAAAGAACAAGATAAATTATCAATAAACTTGTTCCCAACAATATTAACTTGTGTGTTGGGTACAGAATTGTCATGACGATTGTCAGCATACAAAAGCAGCAGTGATCCACTAACAGAGGATGGGTTAAACACACAGGCTTCCTCACTTAACACAACTGGGACAAGACACTTGCTACATTCTTCTATACTAGCAGGTCTGTTACTATGGAATGTTACATTACTAAGTGTCACCAGACCAAGAACATTTACACATACCATACCAATCCCTTGTGTTTCTGTGATTGTAACATTTTGAAGAGTGAGGTTGGTAGATCCTATCACAAATAATCCAACTCTTATTCTTGCTCGAAACTGATATGAAGTAAAGATTGTATTTTGAACAATATCATTGATGTTAGCTAACTCATCACCAGTCACTCCACACTCCCGGATGGTGATGTTATTTAGAGTGAGACCCGTGATGTTGACAAACACTAGCCCCACCCCTTCGGCACACGTGATTTCTGCTGGTCCATTAAAAGTGACGTTAGTCAAATTTGCAATGTGACGAACTTTCGTCACGTAGTGTAACACTGACTGGTTTAAGTGTATAACTGAATGAGAAGAAATGTTACTCAATTCTTCATCCAGCATGGAAGTGTCATTTGAAGTGCAAACCCAAAGTTTGCTAGCAATGATAATTAAACTGATTGCAACTGATACATTCCCCCTAAAGGAAAAATATCATAGTGAAGCTATGCacgcacctatcaatgtcatgccccaaGTTGGGCAAATGTGGGGGAATTTGCAAAAAGCCAGACGACAAATTTCCCATCCCTGGGGACAACTTCGGGTTTCAAATCCCCATCACTAACACAtgccatagatcctttacatcCCGGGATAGGAATCTCCGCATACTTGCTgtacttatgcacctatcaatgtattgccccaccaccccccccctgggcgtaagtggggctttacagggggaattgacacgaaactgctgccccactatggggcatttgacgatcgttcagtaagcacccaaatattttttgttgtaacttgcttcgctatgtcaaatcccgagtaaatcccgcgttgcaactggggccaacagtggggatttgacatgataggtttgccctactatggggcatttgacattcggctgtgttaaatccccactatagccccatatatgcccgagggggggtagtggggcaatacattgataggtgcattacggGCTGGACTATCCGCACCGTTAATTAATTGGTGTTGACTGGAAGGAGAAAACTCTGATCCATTGTTCTGTAGTGAATTTCGTGTTGTTTGATACAGTAATCTTGTTCTTTACTTCGAATAAGGCGGAAAGGTGATTGTGGACGCAAAAACAGTGACAAAACTCGCTGACAGACCCAAGCGATTAAAACTTTGGCTAGCTGTAACTCTAGAATTGTTCACTCTATGAGCGTCAAATTCAGTCCGTAAGCCGTATAACTTGGGATAAGGAATCGAACCAGCAAAGTCATTAGTCCATATCTCCGTGTTCAAATCTTGTTGCTTCAATGGCGGCGACAAATTTTGGCTGAAACAACGTCTTCTTAACTTACaatttgttttgtgtacttatcCATCCTTTGTTAGTCGAACTGAAGTAAACCCATTGCCCGTACTGTCCACTAAACAGAGAATTAATACGCTAAAGTCGAGTTACTGATGCATAAATTCATAGATCTCTTTGTAGAAAGGTGTCGATGGAGGTGCGGATGGAAGTGTTAAAAACAGaagattccaatcccgggtgtgtaaaggatctatgcagTATGCACATGCTAACAACATAGTTTATTCGCGTTGTAAATGCCCCTACCCCGGGGGACGAGTTAGGGTGACCAATCCCCTACAAATCCTATAGAACTCCAGGTAGGTGCCAaggtggggcgtgacattgataggtgcatagtCTCGT
This window encodes:
- the LOC136269173 gene encoding uncharacterized protein, with protein sequence MTTVINRGNVSVAISLIIIASKLWVCTSNDTSMLDEELSNISSHSVIHLNQSVLHYVTKVRHIANLTNVTFNGPAEITCAEGVGLVFVNITGLTLNNITIRECGVTGDELANINDIVQNTIFTSYQFRARIRVGLFVIGSTNLTLQNVTITETQGIGMVCVNVLGLVTLSNVTFHSNRPASIEECSKCLVPVVLSEEACVFNPSSVSGSLLLLYADNRHDNSVPNTQVNIVGNKFIDNLSCSLANIANSQVASSPSLSRGYQNATSTAGITIIFSQYQDIYSVDIQVVSSLFKNNSGYLGSAVSIETYRGAPGNNVSIENSEFLQNGKGLAFIPNIETYGGAISALSNIPRLEPSFNTSETQSNSFLTVLNCSFMGNSASVGGVFVLIDYLFSNFHTNISECSFKKNFGPVGSCMYVRGEIRETVAITISNSSIIGNSAKTESNIFGESQDTVIFLQKINAKFSDVTISHNIGSAISLTASNLFLSGIVLFARNRAFNGAALHLQSASKIILNNNTNATFLNNQAFGTGGAIMFELEYSVPCFLYFGTFDLYCLLTNTCFSEDMNISISFINNTARIGTSIFGYGLDCPWLYQMGFNMSTSILDYIDKNFHDVLRFIPNLTFPLVVSTDATKINVNTSNLTVTPGQIVSLQVTATDFFERSVGSVVTASTVSQTGVQDRNFSATIQQYGIQLVRSTLNQTDIQFNGTQSDNTTVRVFSLLSSAEGFFSVQFTNCSSFGYVYNDTYHACVCDPDLLSNDVTCDYTNGNLIRPTDKWIGELNGDTLVLSCLEGFCSDHISIDPMNLNRQCAENRAGVLCGECKESCSANTGLSGCSCGDDCSGVRNLILWIFLVAFSGVWVSITTAYFHFYVSDGFLYGLIFYSNTLYVFREAFFHASPNLMRLVAYNNFVFLSDQCLFEGMTFLVASTLQFILPIYIFVLMGIVTWMAQKLDCFNRRFTFSIPKTFATLLYITYNWLLNASFTVLVFKPITTSYGVEYRWRTNSNIEYFHGWHAALGVVSILTLLLLAVVAITLLCPALAYRFRIVQKLKPLMDAFQAPFKLKYSFWIGLELTIRVVFFILVIFVPEEYQLYCLGIIIVILLYVQTATSPYKEFWHFLVDNLLLNFLILHIIEVQFFPKLLIVSWICYSVSVIMYFGFVSYYFINRFPRLMFLLKRKYKFINNTARQPVLTTNSAQFHDDESLRCTELRESLLEIDN